The proteins below come from a single Notamacropus eugenii isolate mMacEug1 chromosome 7, mMacEug1.pri_v2, whole genome shotgun sequence genomic window:
- the LAMTOR3 gene encoding ragulator complex protein LAMTOR3 isoform X4, with protein MADDLKRFLYKKLPSVEGLHAIVVSDRDGVPVIKVANDNAPEHALRPGFLSTFALATDQGSKLGLSKNKSIICYYNTYQVIQFNRLPLVVSFIASSSANTGLIVSLEKELAPLFEELRQVVEGS; from the exons ATGGCGGAT GATTTGAAGAGATTCCTCTACAAAAAGTTACCAAG tGTTGAAGGTCTTCATGCCATTGTAGTCTCAGACAGGGATGGAGTGCCTGTTATCAAAG TGGCGAATGATAATGCTCCAGAGCATGCGTTGAGACCTGGTTTCCTGTCTACTTTTGCACTTGCAACGGACCAGGGTAGCAAACTTGGactttcaaaaaacaaaagtatCATTTGCTATTATAACACATACCAAGTAA TCCAATTCAATCGATTACCATTGGTCGTGAGTTTCATAGCAAGCAGCAGTGCAAATACTG gACTGATTGTCAGCCTAGAAAAGGAACTTGCCCCCTTGTTTGAAGAGTTGAGACAGGTTGTGGAAGGTTCTTAA
- the LAMTOR3 gene encoding ragulator complex protein LAMTOR3 isoform X3 — MADDLKRFLYKKLPSVEGLHAIVVSDRDGVPVIKVANDNAPEHALRPGFLSTFALATDQGSKLGLSKNKSIICYYNTYQVVQFNRLPLVVSFIASSSANTGLIVSLEKELAPLFEELRQVVEGS; from the exons ATGGCGGAT GATTTGAAGAGATTCCTCTACAAAAAGTTACCAAG tGTTGAAGGTCTTCATGCCATTGTAGTCTCAGACAGGGATGGAGTGCCTGTTATCAAAG TGGCGAATGATAATGCTCCAGAGCATGCGTTGAGACCTGGTTTCCTGTCTACTTTTGCACTTGCAACGGACCAGGGTAGCAAACTTGGactttcaaaaaacaaaagtatCATTTGCTATTATAACACATACCAA GTAGTCCAATTCAATCGATTACCATTGGTCGTGAGTTTCATAGCAAGCAGCAGTGCAAATACTG gACTGATTGTCAGCCTAGAAAAGGAACTTGCCCCCTTGTTTGAAGAGTTGAGACAGGTTGTGGAAGGTTCTTAA
- the LAMTOR3 gene encoding ragulator complex protein LAMTOR3 isoform X1, whose translation MVPLSRAHSRCSISAQDLKRFLYKKLPSVEGLHAIVVSDRDGVPVIKVANDNAPEHALRPGFLSTFALATDQGSKLGLSKNKSIICYYNTYQVVQFNRLPLVVSFIASSSANTGLIVSLEKELAPLFEELRQVVEGS comes from the exons ATGGTGCCCCTGAGCCGGGCCCATAGTCGGTGCTCCATAAGTGCCCAG GATTTGAAGAGATTCCTCTACAAAAAGTTACCAAG tGTTGAAGGTCTTCATGCCATTGTAGTCTCAGACAGGGATGGAGTGCCTGTTATCAAAG TGGCGAATGATAATGCTCCAGAGCATGCGTTGAGACCTGGTTTCCTGTCTACTTTTGCACTTGCAACGGACCAGGGTAGCAAACTTGGactttcaaaaaacaaaagtatCATTTGCTATTATAACACATACCAA GTAGTCCAATTCAATCGATTACCATTGGTCGTGAGTTTCATAGCAAGCAGCAGTGCAAATACTG gACTGATTGTCAGCCTAGAAAAGGAACTTGCCCCCTTGTTTGAAGAGTTGAGACAGGTTGTGGAAGGTTCTTAA